The following coding sequences are from one Musa acuminata AAA Group cultivar baxijiao chromosome BXJ1-6, Cavendish_Baxijiao_AAA, whole genome shotgun sequence window:
- the LOC135677669 gene encoding F-box/kelch-repeat protein SKIP20-like translates to MKEKRGREMERKEEGRQALIPGLPDDIALDCLARVPHRFHSGLRLVCYGWRDLATGPCFYQHRERIGAAEDLIFLVQALVKKGSGDGGEAKEEDEAENGCSAAVCSPPTYGLSMYNATEGSWHRVVMAEPVPLFAHVVAVGGKLVMVGGWDPVTLEPVAEVRVLDLARGEWRRGAAMTAARSFFGCAAVAGRVYVAGGHDAGKNALREAEAYDAAADQWAAMPAMGEERDECKGVAAGGQFWAVSGYGTEEQGMFGGASERYDEAAGEWRREEGASEAAAEGGSGGGDAAYVGVARGRMWSVECGGGRRGVREYAGSGRGWKEVAPLPEGAMSRPCAAAMGGGERVFLMAATAEGNGSGPHRGWILEAGSANWARVETPVRFSGFAYSAAAVRL, encoded by the coding sequence atgaaggaaaaaagaggaagagagatgGAGAGAAAAGAAGAGGGAAGGCAAGCTTTGATACCGGGATTACCGGACGACATAGCTTTGGACTGCCTCGCCCGAGTCCCGCACCGATTCCACTCGGGTCTCCGACTCGTCTGCTATGGTTGGCGGGATCTGGCCACCGGCCCGTGCTTCTACCAGCACCGGGAGCGTATTGGGGCGGCGGAGGACCTGATCTTCCTCGTCCAAGCCCTCGTCAAGAAGGGCTCCGGAGACGGCGGCGAGGCTAAGGAAGAGGATGAGGCGGAGAATGGCTGCTCCGCCGCAGTGTGCAGCCCGCCGACCTACGGGCTGAGCATGTACAACGCGACCGAGGGATCGTGGCACCGGGTGGTGATGGCGGAGCCGGTGCCGCTCTTTGCCCATGTCGTGGCGGTGGGCGGAAAGCTGGTGATGGTCGGGGGTTGGGACCCTGTGACCCTCGAGCCGGTGGCAGAGGTGCGGGTGCTGGATCTGGCgcggggggagtggcggcggggtGCGGCGATGACCGCGGCGCGCAGCTTCTTCGGGTGCGCGGCTGTGGCGGGGAGGGTGTACGTCGCCGGGGGCCACGACGCGGGGAAGAACGCGCTGCGGGAGGCGGAGGCGTACGACGCCGCGGCGGACCAGTGGGCTGCGATGCCGGCGATGGGGGAGGAGCGGGACGAGTGCAAGGGGGTGGCTGCGGGTGGGCAATTCTGGGCGGTGAGCGGGTACGGGACGGAGGAGCAGGGGATGTTCGGCGGCGCGTCGGAGCGGTACGACGAGGCGGCAGGGGAGTGGCGGAGGGAGGAGGGGGcgtcggaggcggcggcggagggtgggagcggcggcggcgacgccgCGTACGTGGGGGTGGCCAGGGGTAGGATGTGGAGCGTGGAGTGCGGCGGGGGGAGGAGAGGGGTACGGGAGTACGCGGGGAGTGGAAGGGGATGGAAGGAGGTAGCGCCGCTGCCAGAGGGTGCGATGTCGAGGCCGTGCGCGGCGGCGATGGGCGGCGGGGAGAGGGTGTTCCTGATGGCGGCGACGGCGGAGGGGAACGGGAGTGGGCCCCACCGGGGGTGGATCCTGGAAGCGGGGTCCGCGAATTGGGCCCGAGTCGAGACCCCGGTCCGGTTCTCcgggttcgcttactcggccgctGCGGTCCGGCTTTAA
- the LOC103987168 gene encoding uncharacterized protein LOC103987168 isoform X1, protein MEAKKEIEVATERDAEVVLQVTGEGGNGGKEEERAAMDVSSRSRRVAALDAFRGLTIVMMILVDDAGGAYEQIDHSPWNGCTLADFVMPFFLFIVGVAIALALKRITQVSAAVKKIVIRTLKLLLWGLILQGGYSHAPDDLSYGVDMKKIRWCGILQRIALVYLLVALVEVVTTKIHPTTIGSGPFAMFNAYRWQWIFGCVAFVVYMATTYALYVPDWSFVFHREGDVNDGKRFVVKCGVRGHLDPACNAVGYVDRAVWGINHLYTQPVWIRSKDCSQSSPDMGPLKEDAASWCLAPFEPEGLLSSVSAILSGTVGVHYGHVLIHLKGHSERLKHWLLTGFGLLICGITLHFTNAIPLNKQLYSFSYVCFTAGSAGIVLSAFYVMIDVWGIRTPFLWLEWIGMNAMLVFVMAAQGIFPAFVNGWYYETPDNSLVHWIQRHVFVKVWHSERLGMLLYVLFAEIVFWAVVAGILHKLGLYWKL, encoded by the exons ATGGAAGCGAAGAAGGAGATCGAGGTAGCAACAGAGAGGGACGCCGAAGTCGTCCTACAAGTCACCGGAGAAGGTGGCAATGGTGGTAAGGAGGAGGAACGAGCAGCCATGGACGTCAGCAGCAGAAGCAGGAGAGTCGCAGCACTGGATGCATTCAGAGGCTTGACTATAGTC ATGATGATTCTGGTGGATGACGCCGGGGGAGCGTACGAGCAGATCGATCACTCGCCGTGGAACGGATGCACGCTTGCGGACTTCGTCAtgcccttcttcctcttcatcgTCGGCGTCGCCATCGCTCTCGCACTCAAG AGGATAACACAAGTCTCCGCTGCAGTAAAGAAAATTGTGATTAGAACACTGAAGCTTCTGTTATGGGGATTAATCCTACAAG GTGGATACTCGCATGCTCCTGATGACCTCTCCTACGGCGTCGACATGAAGAAGATACGATGGTGCGGCATTCTCCAG AGAATAGCACTGGTGTATCTGCTGGTGGCTCTCGTAGAGGTTGTGACAACAAAGATCCATCCTACCACAATAGGCTCCGGGCCTTTTGCAATGTTCAATGCATATCGTTGGCAATG GATATTTGGATGCGTTGCCTTTGTAGTTTACATGGCCACAACTTATGCACTTTATGTTCCGGACTGGAGCTTTGTTTTCCATAGAGAAGGTGATGTCAATGATGGAAAGAGATTTGTG GTGAAATGTGGTGTGAGAGGACATTTAGATCCAGCATGCAATGCAGTCGGCTATGTGGACAGAGCAGTCTGGGGAATCAATCATCTTTACACACAACCAGTGTGGATACGATCAAAG GACTGTTCACAAAGTTCACCTGATATGGGTCCACTTAAAGAAGATGCAGCTTCGTGGTGTCTTGCTCCCTTTGAACCAGAAGGCTTGCTGAG TTCGGTATCAGCCATCCTTTCTGGAACAGTTGGAGTTCATTATGGCCATGTTTTAATCCATTTAAAG GGTCACTCGGAGAGACTTAAGCATTGGTTGCTGACGGGGTTTGGTCTTCTTATTTGTGGCATCACCCTTCACTTCACAAATG CTATTCCTCTCAACAAGCAACTGTATAGCTTTAGTTATGTCTGCTTCACAGCTGGGTCAGCAGGCATTGTTCTCTCAGCATTTTATGTAATG ATTGATGTATGGGGTATCAGAACACCATTCCTGTGGCTGGAGTGGATTGGCATGAATGCAATGCTTGTTTTTGTTATGGCAGCCCAAGGAATCTTCCCTGCATTTGTGAAtggatggtattatgaaactccaGATAATTCTCTT GTCCATTGGATCCAAAGGCATGTCTTTGTTAAAGTTTGGCATTCAGAGAGATTGGGGATGCTATTGTATGTGCTATTTGCTGAGATTGTCTTCTGGGCAGTAGTAGCAGGCATCTTGCACAAGCTGGGTCTCTACTGGAAACTCTGA
- the LOC103987168 gene encoding uncharacterized protein LOC103987168 isoform X2, translating into MEAKKEIEVATERDAEVVLQVTGEGGNGGKEEERAAMDVSSRSRRVAALDAFRGLTIVMMILVDDAGGAYEQIDHSPWNGCTLADFVMPFFLFIVGVAIALALKRITQVSAAVKKIVIRTLKLLLWGLILQGGYSHAPDDLSYGVDMKKIRWCGILQRIALVYLLVALVEVVTTKIHPTTIGSGPFAMFNAYRWQWIFGCVAFVVYMATTYALYVPDWSFVFHREGDVNDGKRFVVKCGVRGHLDPACNAVGYVDRAVWGINHLYTQPVWIRSKDCSQSSPDMGPLKEDAASWCLAPFEPEGLLSSVSAILSGTVGVHYGHVLIHLKGHSERLKHWLLTGFGLLICGITLHFTNAIPLNKQLYSFSYVCFTAGSAGIVLSAFYVMIDVWGIRTPFLWLEWIGMNAMLVFVMAAQGIFPAFVNGWSIGSKGMSLLKFGIQRDWGCYCMCYLLRLSSGQ; encoded by the exons ATGGAAGCGAAGAAGGAGATCGAGGTAGCAACAGAGAGGGACGCCGAAGTCGTCCTACAAGTCACCGGAGAAGGTGGCAATGGTGGTAAGGAGGAGGAACGAGCAGCCATGGACGTCAGCAGCAGAAGCAGGAGAGTCGCAGCACTGGATGCATTCAGAGGCTTGACTATAGTC ATGATGATTCTGGTGGATGACGCCGGGGGAGCGTACGAGCAGATCGATCACTCGCCGTGGAACGGATGCACGCTTGCGGACTTCGTCAtgcccttcttcctcttcatcgTCGGCGTCGCCATCGCTCTCGCACTCAAG AGGATAACACAAGTCTCCGCTGCAGTAAAGAAAATTGTGATTAGAACACTGAAGCTTCTGTTATGGGGATTAATCCTACAAG GTGGATACTCGCATGCTCCTGATGACCTCTCCTACGGCGTCGACATGAAGAAGATACGATGGTGCGGCATTCTCCAG AGAATAGCACTGGTGTATCTGCTGGTGGCTCTCGTAGAGGTTGTGACAACAAAGATCCATCCTACCACAATAGGCTCCGGGCCTTTTGCAATGTTCAATGCATATCGTTGGCAATG GATATTTGGATGCGTTGCCTTTGTAGTTTACATGGCCACAACTTATGCACTTTATGTTCCGGACTGGAGCTTTGTTTTCCATAGAGAAGGTGATGTCAATGATGGAAAGAGATTTGTG GTGAAATGTGGTGTGAGAGGACATTTAGATCCAGCATGCAATGCAGTCGGCTATGTGGACAGAGCAGTCTGGGGAATCAATCATCTTTACACACAACCAGTGTGGATACGATCAAAG GACTGTTCACAAAGTTCACCTGATATGGGTCCACTTAAAGAAGATGCAGCTTCGTGGTGTCTTGCTCCCTTTGAACCAGAAGGCTTGCTGAG TTCGGTATCAGCCATCCTTTCTGGAACAGTTGGAGTTCATTATGGCCATGTTTTAATCCATTTAAAG GGTCACTCGGAGAGACTTAAGCATTGGTTGCTGACGGGGTTTGGTCTTCTTATTTGTGGCATCACCCTTCACTTCACAAATG CTATTCCTCTCAACAAGCAACTGTATAGCTTTAGTTATGTCTGCTTCACAGCTGGGTCAGCAGGCATTGTTCTCTCAGCATTTTATGTAATG ATTGATGTATGGGGTATCAGAACACCATTCCTGTGGCTGGAGTGGATTGGCATGAATGCAATGCTTGTTTTTGTTATGGCAGCCCAAGGAATCTTCCCTGCATTTGTGAAtggatg GTCCATTGGATCCAAAGGCATGTCTTTGTTAAAGTTTGGCATTCAGAGAGATTGGGGATGCTATTGTATGTGCTATTTGCTGAGATTGTCTTCTGGGCAGTAG
- the LOC135675916 gene encoding leucine-rich repeat receptor protein kinase HPCA1-like: protein MSLQLRYLVIVLILNLWSSCISAETIPDEALALQSLASKWQASPGNWAGSDPCGSNWVGINCSNSHIIYIVLSGWGISGSLSEEIQNLPELVHLDLSFNPGLGGPIPRTIGNLVKLRRLVLVGCSFSGFIPPELGKLSRLAFLSLNSNKLRGSIPGELGNLSSLIWFDITDNEISGSIPVSDGTNLGLDMLKKCQHFHFGKNNLSGPIPPELFQSNTSVRHVLFDSNKLTGSIPETIGVLDTLEALRLDRNQLTGAVPSNLNNLTKLAELQLSNNQLSGPLPNLTGMDALAYVDLSNNSFDVSDVPPWFSTLPSLTTLMLEFLKVSGQIPASLFGFPQMQKARLRSNLINGTLDLGSQYSKQLTLIDVQDNRVQELYYGGYSNELLLEGNPYCDQQGSVSKYCDVAQQSNPAATYSTPMQNCGASVCTSDQEMSPNCICSYPFEGTIVFRFLTFSNTENYTYYQTLERYLYGSFQDNQVPVGSLSLQNPKINLYNYFEVDMWIFPSSKVHFDEPEVVLLANLFSNTTFKAPPGFGPYYFIAKPYPSFAESGSKSKNAGLIAGITVGGLLLASVLAGLIIFGIRRRRRKVKKATEQSLPSGSWYPSQSGSGVPQLKGSRLFSFEELTKCTNNFSEANVLGTGSYGKVYRGALDDGQLIAVKRAQQGSLQGEHEFKTEIEMLSRVHHRNLVGLVGFCFDHNEQILVYEYIPNGSLRDSLSGKSGVHLDWKKRLRISLDAARGLTYLHELANPRIIHRDVKSNNILLDHHLNAKVSDFGLCKPLNDDLKGYITTQVKGTMGYLDPEYYMTQHLTEKSDVYSFGVLLLELVTARKPIERGRFIVREVRNAINKSPDLHDLRELLDPAVCINSTLPGLDRFVELAMKCVEDSSADRPWMSEVAKEIENIMVLAGMNPYIASESNSASFGGERRSHPYQSDVSFDYSGGPYSPKVEPK, encoded by the exons ATGTCTCTGCAACTGAGGTATCTGGTGATAGTGCTGATCCTAAACCTTTGGAGTTCATGCATTTCAGCAGAAACAATTCCTGATGAAG CTCTTGCTCTACAAAGCCTGGCTAGTAAGTGGCAGGCCAGTCCAGGAAACTGGGCAGGCTCAGATCCCTGTGGCAGTAACTGGGTTGGAATCAACTGTTCCAATTCCCACATCATCTACAT AGTGCTATCTGGGTGGGGCATCAGTGGGAGCCTCTCTGAGGAGATCCAGAACCTGCCTGAGTTGGTGCACTT GGACCTCTCATTCAATCCAGGATTGGGTGGACCAATTCCCAGAACCATCGGGAACTTGGTGAAGCTGAGAAGATT GGTCCTTGTTGGTTGCAGCTTCAGTGGCTTCATTCCACCGGAGTTGGGAAAGCTTTCACGTCTGGCGTTTCT ATCTCTGAACTCCAACAAGTTACGTGGATCCATTCCTGGAGAGCTCGGGAATCTGTCATCGTTGATCTGGTTTGATATCACAGACAACGAGATCTCTGGTTCTATCCCTGTCTCCGATGGCACAAACCTTGGCCTGGACATGCTCAAGAAATGCCAGCATTT CCATTTTGGAAAGAACAATTTATCCGGCCCCATTCCACCTGAACTCTTCCAATCAAATACCAGTGTTCGCCATGT GCTCTTTGATAGCAACAAATTGACAGGCAGCATTCCGGAAACCATTGGAGTCCTGGATACTTTGGAAGCTTT GCGGCTTGACAGGAATCAATTGACTGGAGCTGTTCCTTCCAACCTCAATAACCTGACCAAACTTGCAGAACT GCAACTATCAAACAACCAGCTCAGTGGCCCCTTGCCGAACCTTACAGGAATGGATGCGCTTGCCTATGT GGATTTGAGCAACAACTCATTTGATGTATCAGATGTTCCACCTTGGTTCTCCACCTTGCCATCATTGACGACCCT AATGTTGGAGTTCTTGAAGGTTTCAGGGCAAATACCGGCATCTCTTTTCGGCTTTCCCCAAATGCAGAAGGC ACGGCTGAGGAGCAACCTCATCAATGGCACACTGGACCTGGGCAGTCAATACAGCAAGCAGCTTACTCTTATCGATGTGCAGGACAATAGGGTTCAAGAACTGTATTATGGAGGGTACTCTAATGAACTGCT ACTTGAAGGTAATCCTTACTGCGATCAACAAGGATCAGTAAGCAAGTACTGCGATGTTGCACAGCAATCGAATCCGGCAGCCACGTATTCGACTCCCATGCAAAACTGTGGAGCCAGTGTCTGCACCTCAGATCAGGAGATGAGCCCCAATTGCATCTGTTCATACCCATTTGAGGGCACCATTGTTTTCAGATTCTTGACCTTCTCCAATACAGAGAACTACACATACTATCAGACTCTAGAGAGATATCTTTACGGGTCATTTCAGGACAACCAGGTTCCTGTCGGCTCCCTGTCCCTGCAAAACCCAAAAATAAATCTCTACAATTACTTCGAAGTTGATATGTGGATCTTCCCTTCTAGCAAAGTTCACTTTGATGAGCCTGAGGTTGTTCTACTTGCAAACCTATTCAGCAACACCACTTTCAAGGCTCCTCCTGGTTTTGGGCCTTATTATTTCATTGCCAAACCATATCCAAGTTTTGCTG AATCAGGTTCGAAATCGAAAAATGCAGGTTTGATCGCAGGAATTACAGTTGGAGGATTGCTACTAGCCTCTGTGCTAGCAGGTTTGATCATTTTcggaattcgacgacgacgaAGAAAGGTTAAGAAGGCCACAGAACAAAGTCTGCCTTCTG GATCATGGTATCCTAGCCAAAGTGGCAGCGGCGTCCCCCAGCTGAAAGGATCAAGATTGTTTTCGTTTGAAGAACTAACCAAGTGCACGAACAACTTCTCAGAAGCGAATGTGCTCGGGACCGGAAGCTATGGAAAA GTTTACCGAGGAGCACTGGATGATGGGCAACTGATTGCTGTAAAGAGAGCTCAACAAGGATCTTTGCAGGGTGAACATGAATTCAAGACTGAGATAGAGATGTTGAGCAGAGTCCATCACAGGAACCTTGTGGGCCTTGTTGGCTTCTGCTTCGACCACAATGAACAGATACTGGTGTATGAGTACATCCCTAATGGCTCGCTAAGAGATAGTCTTTCAG GGAAATCTGGAGTTCACTTGGATTGGAAGAAGAGACTACGAATATCACTCGATGCAGCCAGAGGTCTCACCTACCTGCATGAGCTCGCAAACCCCAGAATAATCCATAGGGATGTCAAGTCCAACAACATCCTTCTCGACCACCATCTCAACGCAAAGGTTTCTGATTTCGGTCTCTGCAAACCACTGAACGACGACTTGAAAGGCTACATCACCACGCAAGTAAAAGGCACGATG GGATACTTGGATCCTGAGTACTACATGACCCAGCACTTGACGGAGAAGAgcgacgtgtacagcttcggcGTTCTGCTGTTGGAGCTTGTGACGGCGAGGAAGCCGATAGAGCGTGGGAGATTCATCGTGAGGGAGGTGAGGAACGCCATCAACAAGTCGCCGGACCTGCACGACCTCCGTGAGCTTCTCGATCCTGCCGTCTGCATTAACAGCACGCTGCCGGGACTCGATCGATTCGTGGAGTTGGCGATGAAGTGCGTGGAGGATTCGAGCGCCGACCGGCCATGGATGAGCGAGGTGGCGAAAGAGATCGAGAACATCATGGTGTTGGCCGGCATGAACCCGTACATTGCATCTGAATCAAACTCTGCAAGCTTCGGAGGGGAACGCAGGAGCCATCCTTACCAAAGTGATGTTTCCTTTGACTACAGCGGTGGGCCGTACTCACCAAAAGTGGAGCCCAAGTGA
- the LOC103987170 gene encoding ABC transporter B family member 29, chloroplastic, producing MLLRSAVAPPSCHPLLSTSLFYGPSRTLTLTRTTPRRFSSLLSSSIAPSQPLPLLAVAASRESHPRIITLPFPFSSPLFQIAPFLRVEWEAVLKGWLCSIVAVSCLCRAVPKLGYLPSLLADIRSPLVLREGAVLAALACARSAAAYLQQAYLLEASTRSVWRLRVHVFDRVLQRDMAFFEGKDAILAGDVAYRMTAEAADVSDALHALLNTTVPNALQLVAMATQMVAVSPLLSLLTALAIPCVLLAIAYLGEILRKISKKTNLSSARLSAYLNEVLPSMLVVKANVGEPKESLRFQRLAYDNLVYQLKKKKMKALIPQLVQALYVGGLLVLCAGSVVVSRNSCDCSSFLSFVTALTLLIEPIKGVGKAYNELKQGEPAIERLLDLTRFKPKVTEKSDAIDLGYVDGDIKFCGVSFRYGDDMPYILDGLNLHIRPGERVALVGPSGGGKTTLSKLLLRLYDPQCGSILVDNHNIQDIKLRSLRKHIAIVSQESMLFSGTVAENIGYRDLTGQINQRNVENAARIANADEFIATLAKGYATNIGQGGSRLSGGQKQRIAIARALYQEASILILDEATSALDSRSELLVRQALEHLMANHTVLIIAHRLETVQMADRVLVLDRGKLTEVSKSSFLGRGSHCDSHALNELII from the exons ATGCTTCTCCGTTCCGCCGTCGCTCCGCCGTCTTGTCACCCTCTTCTCTCCACTTCCCTCTTCTACGGCCCTTccagaaccctaaccctaacccgaaCAACGCCTCGTCGCTTCTCTTCCCTACTCTCATCATCCATTGCCCCTTCCCAGCCCTTGCCTCTCTTGGCCGTCGCCGCCTCACGCGAGTCCCATCCACGGATCATTACCCTCccctttcccttctcctccccgctcTTCCAGATCGCGCCCTTTCTCCGTGTCGAGTGGGAGGCTGTCCTGAAGGGATGGCTCTGCAGCATCGTCGCCGTCAGCTGCCTCTGCCGCGCCGTTCCCAAACTCGGCTACCTGCCATCCCTCCTGGCTGACATCCGCTCTCCGCTGGTGCTCCGAGAGGGGGCCGTTCTCGCCGCGCTGGCCTGCGCACGCTCCGCCGCTGCCTACCTGCAGCAGGCGTACCTGTTGGAAGCCTCTACGCGGTCCGTGTGGAGGCTCAGGGTTCACGTCTTCGATCGGGTGCTTCAGAGAGACATGGCGTTCTTCGAGGGCAAGGATGCCATTCTGGCGGGGGATGTCGCATATAGGATGACCGCCGAGGCGGCCGATGTTTCGGATGCTCTGCATGCCCTCTTGAAT ACTACGGTGCCGAACGCTTTGCAATTGGTGGCAATGGCTACTCAGATGGTGGCTGTCAGCCCATTGCTTTCGCTTTTAACGGCATTG GCCATTCCATGTGTGTTGCTTGCCATCGCATATCTCGGTGAGATCCTTCGGAAGATATCTAAGAAAACAAACTTGTCCTCCGCTAGACTCTCAGCCTACCTAAATGAG GTACTTCCATCGAtgcttgttgtaaaggccaatgtTGGAGAACCAAAGGAGAGCTTGCGATTTCAGAGGCTTGCTTATGATAATCTGGTATAtcaactgaagaagaagaaaatgaaagcaCTCATACCTCAACTTGTGCAAGCCTTATATGTAGGAGGGCTGCTAGTTCTTTGTGCTGGTTCGGTGGTAGTCTCCAGGAATTCCTGTGACTGTTCGAGTTTTCTCTCATTTGTAACGGCACTGACACTTCTCATTGAGCCTATTAAG GGTGTGGGGAAAGCATACAATGAACTGAAGCAAGGAGAGCCAGCAATAGAACGCCTGTTGGATCTGACAAGGTTCAAACCCAAG GTGACTGAGAAATCAGATGCTATTGATTTGGGCTATGTCGATGGAGACATAAAGTTCTGTGGTGTTTCATTTAGATATGGAGATGACATGCCATATATCCTTGATGGACTGAATCTCCACATAAGACCAGGGGAGAGGGTTGCACTCGTTGGGCCATCTGGAGGAGGAAAGACAACTCTCAGCAAACTGCTCCTTCGCCTATACGATCCTCAATGTG GGTCTATTCTTGTGGACAATCACAACATTCAAGATATCAAATTGAGAAGTTTGAGAAAACACATTGCTATTGTGTCACAGGAATCA ATGCTCTTTTCAGGAACAGTGGCTGAAAATATTGGCTATAGGGATTTAACAGGACAAATCAACCAGAGGAATGTTGAAAATGCTGCTAGGATTGCTAATGCTGATGAATTCATTGCAACACTTGCGAAAGGCTATGCAACTAATATTGGACAAGGCGGCTCTCGTCTTAGTGGAGGTCAAAAACAGAG GATAGCCATTGCAAGAGCACTGTATCAGGAAGCATCAATACTAATTTTGGATGAAGCAACTTCCGCTTTGGATAGTAGGTCTGAGCTGCTCGTCAGACAAGCCTTGGAGCATTTAATGGCAAATCACACT GTTTTGATAATTGCGCATCGGCTGGAGACAGTTCAAATGGCAGATAGAGTTCTTGTGTTGGATAGAGGCAAGCTGACAGAGGTCTCAAAGTCATCTTTCCTTGGACGAGGTAGTCACTGCGACTCGCATGCATTGAACGAGCTCATTATTTGA
- the LOC103988270 gene encoding uncharacterized protein LOC103988270 encodes MSIPQVDREALACCDGSDPTVADRIVDLQLESIEAQIGRGEGALTRTFAPVLERKESAKAQAQQRPNANSIPNPKLPSYSQRFSGCLQAILPGIDLGRKFQHLGGRLGRGRRRINNVSIFPRKLFRISGNGRRTFVVPDEEPGSPKVSCFGEVLVEGDGVRRRSRRSSREEGGAEHAGCWPSLPAALCCGSRVGDGPSVTAATETQPAEVPGTRRVAAEPAKEPPKLGQMSRFASGRRPTTWLGDLDSNHVVLIVLESNDITKLPKFS; translated from the coding sequence ATGTCGATACCGCAGGTCGACCGCGAAGCACTCGCCTGCTGCGACGGGAGCGATCCGACGGTAGCCGACCGCATCGTGGACCTCCAGCTGGAGTCTATCGAGGCGCAGATCGGCCGCGGCGAGGGCGCCTTGACCAGAACATTCGCCCCCGTGCTTGAGCGCAAGGAATCCGCCAAGGCGCAGGCTCAGCAGCGGCCGAACGCCAACTCCATCCCCAACCCCAAGCTGCCGTCCTACTCGCAGCGCTTCTCCGGCTGCCTTCAGGCCATCCTCCCTGGCATCGACCTCGGCCGCAAGTTCCAGCATCTCGGCGGCCGCCTCGGCCGCGGCAGGCGCCGCATCAACAACGTTTCCATCTTTCCCAGGAAGCTATTCCGCATCAGCGGCAATGGCAGGCGGACCTTTGTGGTGCCTGACGAAGAGCCCGGGTCACCCAAGGTTTCGTGCTTCGGGGAGGTCCTGGTCGAGGGGGACGGGGTTCGGAGGCGGTCCCGCCGATCGTCGAGGGAGGAGGGCGGGGCGGAGCATGCAGGGTGCTGGCCGAGCTTACCAGCGGCGTTATGCTGCGGCAGCCGCGTCGGAGACGGGCCGTCCGTGACTGCCGCTACGGAGACGCAGCCGGCGGAAGTGCCGGGGACGCGGAGGGTGGCGGCGGAGCCGGCGAAGGAGCCGCCAAAACTGGGGCAGATGTCGCGGTTCGCGTCGGGCCGCCGGCCGACGACGTGGCTTGGGGACCTGGACTCGAATCATGTGGTATTGATTGTACTCGAATCAAATGATATAACGAAGCTTCCCAAGTTCTCTTGA
- the LOC135675918 gene encoding protein S40-7-like has translation METFRSQRSLLADRFLGLFAAPPRSSAPAGDELHEDDVFWIGSEASPCDPIRDGSPRPVPPAVVGTRKPSRSLSALPGAGPCHISLLSSGILAALSEDDEKLHPFVHRKAAVAPFPPSAEASPVTSARMIPVTSKKNLNCSLSMPAGKIYQQSAPVNVPAVSPKVKKGWEEFQIEGVDGDGDEYEMLPPHEIVARASGNGPSMIPFSVLEGVGRTLKGRDLRRVRNAVLQKTGFLD, from the coding sequence ATGGAGACATTCCGCTCCCAGCGATCCCTCCTCGCCGACCGCTTCCTCGGCCTCTTCGCCGCACCTCCCCGGTCCTCCGCCCCGGCCGGGGACGAGCTCCATGAGGACGACGTCTTCTGGATTGGCTCCGAGGCCTCCCCCTGCGACCCGATCCGCGACGGCTCCCCCAGACCCGTCCCTCCCGCCGTCGTGGGGACCCGGAAACCTAGCCGTTCCCTCTCCGCCCTTCCCGGCGCCGGACCATGCCACATCTCCCTCCTGAGCTCCGGCATCCTCGCCGCCCTCTCGGAGGACGACGAGAAGCTGCATCCGTTTGTCCACCGGAAGGCCGCCGTCGCTCCGTTCCCGCCCTCGGCTGAAGCGTCCCCTGTGACCTCCGCCCGGATGATCCCGGTGACGTCCAAGAAGAATTTGAATTGCTCGTTGTCGATGCCCGCCGGGAAGATCTACCAGCAGTCAGCGCCGGTCAACGTGCCTGCGGTGTCGCCGAAGGTGAAGAAAGGCTGGGAAGAGTTCCAGATAGAGGGAGTGGACGGAGACGGGGACGAGTACGAGATGCTTCCGCCGCACGAGATCGTGGCGAGGGCTTCTGGGAATGGACCGTCGATGATCCCATTCTCGGTGTTGGAGGGAGTCGGGAGGACGCTCAAGGGGAGGGATCTGCGCCGGGTTCGCAATGCTGTGCTGCAAAAGACAGGTTTTCTTGATTGA
- the LOC103987172 gene encoding vacuolar protein sorting-associated protein 55 homolog — protein sequence MFSASILLQILACALYNNWWPMLSALMYVLLPMPCLFFGDGSTHFLTTREGGGWINAAKFLTGASAMGSIAIPAILRHAHLIETGAMLIEFTSFFILVCTVLCFHRVSLDEDF from the exons ATGTTCTCGGCTAGCATCTTATTGCAAATTCTG GCATGTGCTTTATACAACAATTGGTGGCCTATGTTATCAG CACTCATGTATGTGCTATTGCCGATGCCATGTCTGTTCTTTGGAGATGGTTCAACACATTTCCTGACTACCAGGGAAGGAGGGGG CTGGATTAATGCTGCTAAGTTCTTGACTGGGGCATCAGCTATGGGGAGCATAGCAATTCCAGCAATCCTGAGGCATGCCCACCTAATCGAGACAGGAGCCATGTTAATAGAATTCACATCTTTCTTCATCCTTGTTTGCACTGTTCTTTGTTTCCATCGTGTTAGTCTTGATGAAGACTTCTAA